A genomic region of Alicyclobacillus sp. SO9 contains the following coding sequences:
- a CDS encoding malate:quinone oxidoreductase: MEGTQNKTDVILIGAGIMSATLGSLLKELAPDWNIKVFEKLDSAGEESSNEWNNAGTGHSALCELNYTSENADGSMDISKAIRVNEQFQLSRQFWSYLVDNGLIHNPEEFISPLPHMSFVQGEDNVRFLKKRFNVLSKHPLFQGMEFTDDPQQLKEWIPLMMEGRTSDEPIAATKIDSGTDVNFGALTRILFSHLESKNVNVQYRHNVEDIKRTPDGLWDVKVRDMNTGITQSVTSNFVFIGAGGGSLPLLQKTGIPESKHVGGFPVSGLFMVCNNPEVADLHHAKVYGKAKVGAPPMSVPHLDTRHIDNKRTLLFGPFAGFSPKFLKTGSNFDLINSVKPNNLVTMLAAGLKEMSLTKYLVQQLMLSNEDRMEQLREFIPNAKSEDWDIVTAGQRVQVIKDTEKGGKGTLQFGTEVVSSSDGSIAALLGASPGASTAVHVMLDVLDRCFPGEMKSWHPKIKEMIPSFGVSLADSPALFREIHASTSQSLGLMEPERELAYS, translated from the coding sequence ATGGAAGGGACACAGAACAAAACTGATGTGATTCTAATTGGAGCAGGTATCATGAGTGCAACTTTAGGATCATTGCTGAAGGAGTTAGCACCTGACTGGAACATCAAAGTTTTTGAGAAACTTGACAGTGCTGGAGAAGAAAGCTCAAATGAATGGAATAATGCCGGCACCGGCCATTCCGCGCTTTGTGAGCTCAACTACACATCCGAAAATGCTGATGGATCAATGGATATCAGTAAAGCCATACGAGTAAATGAACAGTTTCAACTCTCAAGGCAATTTTGGTCTTACTTGGTTGACAACGGGCTGATTCATAATCCAGAAGAATTTATCTCGCCACTTCCTCATATGAGTTTCGTTCAAGGGGAAGATAACGTGAGGTTCTTAAAAAAACGCTTTAACGTCTTGTCAAAGCACCCTCTGTTTCAAGGGATGGAGTTTACTGACGACCCGCAACAGCTAAAAGAATGGATTCCTCTCATGATGGAGGGCCGAACTTCTGATGAGCCTATAGCAGCCACAAAAATCGATTCTGGAACTGACGTGAACTTTGGGGCTTTGACACGAATACTGTTCAGCCACTTGGAGTCCAAGAACGTAAATGTGCAGTACAGACACAATGTAGAAGACATCAAACGTACACCAGACGGATTGTGGGACGTAAAAGTACGTGACATGAACACTGGGATAACTCAGTCTGTGACTTCCAACTTTGTGTTTATCGGCGCTGGCGGCGGCAGCTTGCCTTTGTTGCAGAAGACTGGTATTCCCGAGTCGAAACACGTTGGCGGATTCCCAGTCAGTGGACTGTTTATGGTTTGCAACAACCCTGAAGTTGCAGATTTGCACCATGCCAAGGTCTACGGTAAAGCGAAAGTCGGTGCTCCCCCAATGTCCGTTCCGCACCTTGATACCAGACATATTGACAATAAAAGAACATTGCTGTTCGGGCCATTTGCTGGTTTTTCACCAAAGTTCTTGAAGACGGGGTCCAATTTTGACCTGATAAACTCCGTTAAACCGAACAATCTCGTTACGATGTTGGCAGCGGGACTGAAAGAAATGTCTTTGACTAAGTACTTGGTTCAACAACTCATGCTGTCAAATGAAGACCGGATGGAACAATTGCGTGAGTTTATCCCTAATGCCAAAAGCGAGGATTGGGATATTGTAACGGCAGGGCAACGAGTGCAAGTTATTAAAGACACTGAAAAAGGCGGCAAGGGAACATTGCAGTTCGGGACAGAAGTAGTTAGTTCCTCTGATGGATCAATTGCTGCCTTGCTCGGTGCATCGCCGGGTGCCTCTACGGCCGTTCACGTGATGCTCGACGTACTGGATAGGTGTTTTCCTGGAGAAATGAAATCCTGGCACCCTAAAATCAAAGAAATGATTCCGTCATTTGGCGTCTCGTTGGCAGATTCTCCGGCTTTGTTCCGCGAGATCCATGCCTCCACATCGCAATCTCTTGGCTTAATGGAACCGGAACGAGAATTGGCCTACAGTTGA
- a CDS encoding MATE family efflux transporter: MSHVPQAARRIFAIAWPAIGEAYLQNFLGVVDMIFIAHISLAAVAAVGVTNIYKLTYTAVFTAVSTALSVSLSRYVGARQFKTGRAAIWHAFIIVLVVGTVLGVASVLFSVPLLRIMGARGALLQTAIPYFQIVLAMAPLIALFTAQSAAFRAIGMTKIPLRIGLEMNAIHVVVDYLLIFGFGPIPALGIRGAALSLLVVRIYALARLWWKSRCLEAIALSKADLTLQLDILKQMMRFSLPAAAERLSKRLGQVLYFGIIVRMGVDVYATHNIAGTLTPFASAVGEGFSIAATAAIGNAIGRGHKSLIDTYRRWSYLQAAVSMTVITGLLCIFSPWIAQFYTHSTHVINLLTVILAIDTISQPFMSSVVIDTATIQVGGNTRFPMMVTTIGIWCIRSVGVYVFGWRMGFGLPAVWASIAVDNMIRSVIFTWYRRKRAFVTHLV; this comes from the coding sequence GTGAGTCATGTCCCGCAAGCTGCTAGGCGAATTTTTGCAATAGCATGGCCGGCGATTGGAGAAGCTTACTTGCAAAACTTTTTAGGCGTAGTTGATATGATTTTTATTGCTCATATCAGTCTGGCAGCAGTCGCAGCAGTTGGTGTGACCAATATCTATAAGCTGACTTACACAGCGGTTTTCACCGCCGTTTCAACTGCCTTGTCAGTCTCTCTCTCTCGCTATGTTGGTGCAAGACAATTTAAAACCGGCAGAGCTGCCATCTGGCATGCTTTTATCATTGTTCTTGTTGTTGGCACAGTCCTGGGTGTTGCTTCGGTGCTGTTTTCGGTTCCTCTGTTACGCATCATGGGAGCGCGTGGGGCACTACTGCAAACGGCAATACCGTACTTTCAAATCGTCTTGGCGATGGCACCTTTAATTGCACTCTTCACAGCGCAGTCCGCTGCATTCCGTGCAATCGGCATGACGAAAATTCCCTTGCGCATCGGTCTTGAAATGAACGCAATTCACGTTGTCGTGGATTACCTGCTTATATTTGGATTTGGCCCTATCCCTGCACTAGGTATACGCGGAGCAGCACTGTCTCTTCTAGTGGTGCGGATTTATGCTCTGGCACGGCTGTGGTGGAAATCCCGCTGCCTGGAAGCCATTGCCCTGTCCAAGGCAGATTTGACTTTGCAACTAGACATACTGAAACAAATGATGCGATTTTCACTGCCCGCGGCTGCAGAGCGGTTGTCCAAGCGACTTGGTCAAGTTTTGTATTTTGGAATCATTGTGCGCATGGGTGTGGATGTATATGCAACTCACAACATCGCTGGGACACTGACACCCTTTGCCTCTGCCGTAGGAGAAGGATTTTCCATTGCCGCCACAGCGGCCATCGGAAACGCGATTGGAAGGGGGCATAAAAGCTTGATTGATACCTATCGGAGATGGAGCTACTTACAAGCTGCTGTCTCGATGACCGTGATTACTGGCCTCTTGTGCATATTTAGTCCGTGGATTGCCCAGTTTTACACACACAGTACCCACGTTATCAACCTGTTGACTGTTATTCTGGCCATTGACACCATCTCCCAGCCCTTTATGTCTTCTGTTGTGATTGACACGGCTACAATACAAGTCGGAGGAAACACTAGGTTTCCTATGATGGTGACAACCATAGGAATCTGGTGCATTCGCTCAGTTGGTGTATACGTCTTTGGTTGGAGAATGGGGTTCGGGTTGCCGGCAGTGTGGGCAAGTATTGCTGTGGATAACATGATACGATCAGTGATTTTTACGTGGTATCGGAGAAAGCGTGCATTCGTGACGCACCTTGTTTAG
- a CDS encoding LysR family transcriptional regulator, producing MELRLLEYFMMVCEELHFTRAAERLGISQPTLSHQIRVLESRLNTQLFHRIGKKVYLSQSGKILFEHTKLVFYELTQATSEIKELQGLLRGTLAIGCAGSHLLTSAAMSFHSRHPDIELSILDLTSKETIAGLLSNKLDIGVIFKAFIGQHFEFVPLFNEELLLVVDRHHPLANTQQIELKDLQRIPLSLLPTKYLIRQFVDKYCHDAGFELHPKMELSSLESLHQIVSLKTTATILTKSYLATTQDPTISSISIENPTPQQSIGVVYRKNSFLDKGMHAFVTHLIQYYTENKSAMQSNHSISPSIKNHRQHL from the coding sequence GTGGAATTGCGATTATTGGAGTATTTCATGATGGTGTGTGAAGAACTGCATTTTACAAGAGCTGCTGAGCGATTGGGCATCAGTCAACCGACTTTGAGTCACCAAATTCGGGTTTTAGAGTCCCGCCTTAATACACAATTGTTTCATCGCATCGGAAAAAAGGTTTACTTGAGCCAATCCGGCAAAATACTATTTGAACATACAAAACTGGTGTTTTACGAACTAACACAAGCCACCTCAGAAATTAAAGAACTGCAGGGCTTACTCAGAGGAACTTTGGCCATTGGCTGTGCTGGCTCACATCTTTTAACCTCTGCAGCCATGTCATTTCACAGCCGTCATCCTGACATCGAACTCTCCATACTTGACCTCACCAGCAAAGAGACGATTGCCGGCCTTCTAAGTAATAAACTAGACATTGGAGTGATTTTCAAAGCATTCATTGGCCAACATTTTGAGTTTGTACCGCTGTTCAATGAGGAGCTTTTATTAGTGGTGGACAGACACCATCCGCTAGCCAACACACAGCAGATTGAACTGAAAGACTTACAGCGCATACCGCTGTCTCTGCTTCCAACGAAATACCTTATCCGCCAGTTTGTTGACAAATACTGCCACGATGCCGGATTTGAACTTCATCCCAAGATGGAGTTGTCCAGTCTCGAATCTCTGCATCAGATTGTCAGTCTAAAAACAACTGCCACCATTCTAACGAAGTCTTATCTTGCTACTACTCAAGATCCAACAATCTCATCCATATCCATCGAGAACCCAACCCCACAGCAGTCCATTGGTGTTGTATACAGAAAGAACTCATTTCTTGATAAGGGAATGCATGCATTTGTGACTCATTTAATTCAGTACTACACCGAAAACAAATCAGCAATGCAATCAAATCACAGCATCTCTCCATCAATAAAAAATCATAGACAGCATCTATAG
- a CDS encoding thiamine pyrophosphate-requiring protein produces MQAHSTKNETFTVSDGLLKTLSEIGVQFIFANLGSDHPAVLESLAKANENQASNLPRVIVCPHEMVALSAAHGFAQATGKMQAVFVHVDVGTQNMGGALHNAMRGRVPIFIFAGASPATLDGEATGSRNEFIHYLQDVFDQRGIVRGYTKWDYTLHLGQNVNLVVKRAAQIASSEPRGPVYLMAPRDILEQSADESVEQHSPQLKPLHPSALSSNQVYEILSELTNANRPLIITSYLGRNPSAVYELETLSNRLAVPVMEAGPFYMNFPADHPLHLGYEDFINKNTYLESADVVLVLDSDIPWMPQTSKILSSLKLYWIDSDPLKEDIPMWYYAGQKAIKADSGVALKQLNEALDDFEVNESKVNLQRTNLMKEHRKRADERVQKETTPENGVITPEFLTRVIRETIDDSTIVVNETISNYGATWRHLQRTIPGTFFGSGASSLGWHGGAAIGMKLAYPDKTVVALTGDGAFLFSVPSAVQLVANQFNAPFLTVIFNNGGWKSPKLSTLAVHPDGAAARNSDFHVSFLEQSNLEQVAGSIGDTCGFKVSSPTNLRETLKKALDIVQHGNPAVVNVILQKL; encoded by the coding sequence ATGCAAGCACACTCAACAAAAAACGAAACCTTTACGGTTTCAGACGGCCTGCTTAAAACACTTAGTGAGATTGGGGTTCAGTTTATTTTCGCGAATTTAGGGAGTGACCACCCTGCTGTCCTAGAGAGTCTTGCAAAAGCAAATGAAAATCAAGCCTCAAACTTGCCGCGCGTCATTGTCTGCCCTCATGAAATGGTGGCACTGAGTGCAGCCCATGGCTTCGCTCAGGCAACAGGCAAAATGCAAGCCGTGTTCGTTCACGTGGATGTGGGTACTCAGAATATGGGAGGCGCACTGCACAATGCGATGCGCGGCAGAGTTCCCATTTTTATCTTTGCTGGAGCGTCTCCGGCGACACTAGACGGTGAAGCCACAGGGAGCCGAAATGAATTTATTCACTACTTGCAAGATGTATTCGACCAACGGGGTATCGTCAGAGGATACACTAAATGGGACTATACACTACACCTTGGTCAGAATGTCAATCTCGTTGTCAAACGCGCAGCGCAAATCGCCTCGTCCGAACCCAGAGGACCCGTTTACCTCATGGCACCCAGAGACATTCTGGAACAAAGTGCTGATGAGTCTGTTGAGCAGCACAGCCCGCAATTGAAACCGCTTCACCCATCTGCCTTGAGCTCAAACCAGGTTTACGAGATTCTTTCTGAACTTACAAACGCAAATCGACCGCTCATCATTACAAGCTACTTAGGACGCAATCCGTCAGCAGTCTATGAACTAGAGACACTCAGTAATCGATTGGCCGTTCCGGTTATGGAAGCGGGCCCTTTTTACATGAATTTTCCTGCAGATCACCCTTTACATCTTGGATACGAAGACTTTATCAACAAAAACACTTACCTAGAATCGGCCGATGTTGTCTTGGTACTGGACAGTGATATTCCTTGGATGCCCCAAACATCGAAAATACTGTCATCTCTAAAACTCTATTGGATTGATTCAGACCCGCTCAAAGAAGATATCCCGATGTGGTATTACGCAGGTCAAAAGGCGATTAAAGCAGATTCTGGTGTCGCATTAAAACAGTTAAATGAGGCACTGGATGATTTCGAAGTTAATGAGAGCAAGGTTAACCTTCAGAGAACAAATCTGATGAAGGAACACCGTAAACGAGCAGATGAGCGGGTTCAGAAAGAGACTACACCTGAAAATGGCGTAATCACACCGGAGTTTCTAACTCGAGTCATCCGCGAAACGATTGACGATTCGACGATTGTCGTGAATGAGACGATCTCAAACTATGGCGCTACTTGGCGACATCTTCAGCGTACAATTCCGGGCACTTTCTTTGGTAGCGGCGCAAGCTCCCTGGGGTGGCACGGGGGAGCTGCCATCGGAATGAAACTGGCTTACCCTGACAAAACTGTAGTCGCGCTGACGGGTGACGGCGCCTTTCTATTCAGTGTGCCTTCCGCTGTTCAATTGGTAGCAAACCAATTTAATGCTCCCTTTCTCACAGTTATCTTTAATAACGGGGGTTGGAAGTCGCCGAAATTGTCTACACTTGCAGTTCATCCTGATGGGGCAGCAGCCCGGAACTCCGATTTTCACGTGAGCTTTCTCGAACAATCTAATCTCGAGCAAGTTGCGGGTTCGATTGGGGACACGTGCGGCTTTAAAGTGTCATCTCCGACGAATCTTCGAGAAACACTCAAAAAAGCACTTGATATCGTTCAGCATGGGAACCCAGCCGTTGTCAACGTAATACTTCAGAAGCTTTAA
- the dctP gene encoding TRAP transporter substrate-binding protein DctP, with translation MKKNYYVVSISTLLVMSTIVGCGVSGATKSNGSNAASATKSGVITLKAVSAWPKSTPDNAGLFDLIKKVNALGKGKVHIEYLGGPSVIPTMQQPDALKSGTMDIDWTSAGYTSSLVPAANALKLSTLTPQQERSQGVTKLWNTIFKQMNARFLCRGAGSPKVSFHLYTTKPVKSLSDFKGLPMRTSPAYKNFLTALGAAPVSLPPGQVYTALQRGVVKGYGWPGYGIHNFGWDKLTKYMIDPGFYQVDDIALMNLKTWNSLPKNIQAIFNKADVQVEQDMKKHFLQLQKKDVASMQKKGVKVIHLSSQQSKTYTKLAYSSAWNSSLTAP, from the coding sequence ATGAAGAAGAACTACTACGTTGTATCTATAAGTACACTTTTGGTTATGTCTACAATCGTTGGTTGTGGAGTGTCTGGAGCAACCAAATCGAATGGAAGCAATGCTGCATCCGCAACGAAGTCCGGGGTGATTACATTAAAGGCGGTTTCTGCATGGCCTAAATCCACTCCTGACAACGCGGGTCTGTTTGACCTCATCAAAAAAGTTAATGCGTTGGGTAAAGGAAAAGTCCACATTGAGTATTTAGGCGGACCTTCAGTAATTCCGACTATGCAACAGCCTGACGCTTTGAAATCAGGAACAATGGACATTGATTGGACATCCGCTGGATATACATCCTCTCTTGTACCCGCCGCTAACGCGTTGAAACTTTCAACTTTGACTCCGCAACAGGAACGCAGTCAGGGGGTCACCAAACTGTGGAACACCATTTTCAAACAGATGAACGCTCGATTCCTCTGTCGTGGCGCAGGGTCTCCGAAGGTAAGCTTTCATCTGTATACGACAAAACCCGTAAAGTCCTTAAGTGACTTTAAGGGACTGCCCATGCGCACATCGCCTGCCTACAAGAACTTCCTCACTGCCCTGGGAGCAGCGCCGGTTTCACTTCCTCCTGGCCAAGTTTATACAGCCTTGCAGCGAGGAGTAGTAAAAGGATACGGGTGGCCCGGCTATGGGATTCACAATTTCGGATGGGACAAACTAACAAAATATATGATTGATCCGGGATTTTATCAAGTGGATGATATTGCCCTAATGAACCTAAAAACCTGGAATAGTCTGCCGAAGAACATTCAAGCAATATTTAACAAAGCCGATGTTCAAGTCGAACAGGACATGAAGAAGCATTTTTTGCAGCTTCAGAAGAAAGACGTGGCCAGCATGCAAAAGAAGGGTGTAAAAGTCATTCATTTGAGTTCACAGCAATCCAAGACCTATACGAAGCTAGCGTACAGTTCAGCGTGGAACTCATCCTTGACAGCACCCTAG
- a CDS encoding IS1634 family transposase, with translation MFAQVVSTKRPDGRTYRYMHIVESYREGKTVKKRRIASLGNIDNYSEQEIEQFIRTLESLLQNRTSGSIEDFDPKSTLSFGVPYVVQFLWDQLGLTKAIETGLKDRQVTFDVARYVKAMVCNRLMNPSSKLDLFHTIEDMYLPEEEGESWQLQHFYRALDHLMDMKPELETFIYQRLTDLLNFRLSLVLYDLTSTHLSGHHCPIGKHGYSRTHRPDLEQVELGLLVTPDGLPITHEVFAGNTPDKKTVKEVLERLKKDFSVEQCVFVGDRGMVTKKNTELLAALEYPYIVGYHKRGRVVSDTLLAQYGDLSLYTELRGNLSYLEVPASAVEDDEKGQDARYILCYNPLKAKADEAFRTSALEEAEQALVDYQTWLDKPHRGRKASTQSIMLKVSDILTKKGVQGFLEVEFSEQKLSYTWNEAALAKEALRDGKFVIKTNTLLPAEQVVTSYKTLMNVERAFREIKNFLDVGPVYHWNEKRVRGHIFVCVLAYLFEQEIQVMYRRGWAQQEQEAEQMTNADEREQRLEELNDRWYTGERIMKDLSRWHVMKAEFLGKEFLSVPPPPQNLSEVLKALGIPLPAKAIQLRNTSSGTLV, from the coding sequence GTGTTCGCACAAGTTGTATCCACAAAACGCCCCGATGGTCGTACCTACAGGTATATGCATATTGTTGAGTCCTATCGCGAGGGAAAAACCGTTAAAAAGCGTCGGATTGCCAGTCTTGGTAACATCGATAACTACTCTGAGCAAGAGATTGAGCAGTTTATTCGTACCCTTGAATCGCTCCTACAGAACCGTACCTCTGGTTCGATTGAGGACTTTGACCCCAAGTCGACCCTCTCTTTTGGCGTTCCCTACGTGGTTCAATTTTTGTGGGATCAGCTTGGGTTGACCAAGGCGATAGAGACCGGACTCAAAGACCGTCAGGTCACCTTTGACGTAGCTCGCTATGTAAAGGCCATGGTCTGTAACCGTTTGATGAATCCGTCTAGTAAGTTGGATTTGTTTCATACGATTGAGGACATGTATCTTCCGGAGGAGGAAGGTGAATCCTGGCAGTTGCAACATTTCTATCGTGCGCTGGATCACCTGATGGATATGAAGCCCGAACTGGAGACATTTATCTATCAACGACTCACGGACCTCTTGAACTTTCGTTTATCGCTTGTACTCTATGACCTGACCAGTACGCACCTCAGTGGCCACCACTGCCCAATTGGCAAGCATGGATATTCACGAACCCACAGGCCGGACCTGGAACAGGTCGAGCTGGGTCTGCTTGTGACTCCGGATGGGTTGCCAATTACCCATGAAGTCTTTGCGGGAAACACGCCGGACAAAAAGACCGTCAAGGAAGTTCTGGAGCGTTTGAAGAAAGACTTCTCCGTTGAACAATGTGTGTTCGTCGGAGACCGCGGTATGGTCACGAAAAAGAACACGGAGTTGTTGGCGGCGCTTGAGTATCCCTATATTGTGGGCTACCACAAACGTGGCCGCGTGGTTAGCGACACCTTATTGGCACAGTACGGTGACCTCTCTCTCTACACTGAGCTGCGCGGAAATCTCAGCTATCTCGAAGTGCCCGCATCTGCAGTGGAAGACGATGAGAAAGGGCAAGATGCGCGCTATATTCTCTGCTACAATCCGCTGAAGGCGAAGGCGGATGAAGCCTTCCGCACATCGGCATTGGAGGAAGCGGAACAGGCATTGGTGGACTACCAGACGTGGTTGGACAAGCCCCATCGCGGGCGAAAAGCAAGTACACAGTCCATCATGCTCAAAGTCAGTGACATCCTCACCAAAAAAGGTGTACAGGGGTTCCTTGAGGTGGAGTTCAGTGAACAGAAGCTCTCCTACACATGGAATGAGGCGGCCCTCGCCAAAGAAGCCTTACGCGACGGAAAGTTTGTGATTAAGACCAACACGTTGCTCCCTGCCGAACAGGTGGTTACTTCCTACAAAACGTTGATGAACGTAGAGCGGGCTTTTCGAGAGATCAAGAACTTCCTGGATGTAGGGCCGGTGTACCACTGGAATGAAAAACGTGTGCGCGGGCACATCTTCGTCTGCGTACTTGCCTATCTGTTCGAGCAAGAGATCCAAGTGATGTACCGACGTGGGTGGGCGCAGCAAGAGCAAGAAGCAGAGCAGATGACCAACGCAGACGAGCGCGAGCAACGGCTGGAGGAACTGAATGACCGTTGGTACACAGGCGAGCGAATCATGAAAGACCTCTCGCGTTGGCACGTGATGAAAGCCGAGTTTCTCGGGAAAGAATTCCTCAGCGTTCCACCGCCACCACAGAACCTAAGCGAGGTCCTCAAGGCACTGGGTATCCCGCTTCCTGCCAAGGCAATCCAACTACGCAACACGTCTTCAGGCACACTCGTTTAA
- a CDS encoding TRAP transporter small permease produces the protein MKVVFEKVVMLNERIAKYLTLIAGIIIMALMFTITISALSRHFLDRPMAWVTDTSTYALLFVTFLGAPLLAVENRHINVEMLPASLGRRGKAVVQFVTNLVSFAMSLIIAWFALKTTLQAYTEHEVDTNILATPMYLLFGIIVVGALFMAFSFLINALQPSRNSKDKQ, from the coding sequence ATGAAAGTAGTTTTTGAAAAGGTAGTCATGCTAAACGAACGTATTGCGAAATACCTTACTCTCATTGCAGGAATTATTATCATGGCTCTAATGTTCACAATTACAATTTCCGCCTTATCGAGACACTTTCTCGACAGACCAATGGCGTGGGTCACGGATACCAGTACCTATGCATTATTATTCGTGACATTCCTCGGCGCCCCCTTGCTGGCTGTGGAGAATCGACATATTAACGTAGAAATGCTACCAGCTTCCCTTGGCAGACGGGGGAAGGCCGTCGTCCAGTTCGTTACGAACTTAGTCTCTTTTGCAATGAGCCTAATCATTGCGTGGTTCGCACTGAAGACGACTTTGCAGGCGTACACAGAACATGAAGTGGATACAAATATCCTAGCAACTCCCATGTACTTACTTTTTGGAATTATTGTTGTCGGGGCACTTTTTATGGCGTTCAGCTTCCTGATAAATGCTCTGCAGCCGTCGCGAAACAGCAAAGATAAACAATAA
- a CDS encoding TRAP transporter large permease subunit produces the protein MVWWLIAILFFGGLLLAIFSSLPIAIGFFLVVTIGMHFVMGPQFGHDLIRSIFASLTNVELTPIPMFVLMGEFLFNSGVALKALNTIEKWLGRLPGRLSVLSIVSGALFASLSGSTIANTAMLGSLLTPEMRRKKYHKSMIIGPIVASGSLAMMIPPSSLTVVFGSLAKISVGDLLVAGILPGLVMAGLYVVYTIVRCLTNPALAPAYNVEKHSVKDTWFDTLKYVLPLASVVLLTVGVIFWGIATPTEAASFGTLASLLLAFIMGNFTLQGLEKSIFGSVRITSMILVIIAASTAFSQVLAFSGATTHLLQLVTKLPFGPIGFLVAMLTVVFILGMFVEEVSIMMITLPIFMPVVSAAHINPIWFGILYLLILEIAMLTPPVGLLLYTIKGVTPAEITMNDIWKAAFPYVLCGLVAVIIVLKFPVIATLAVHP, from the coding sequence TTGGTATGGTGGTTAATTGCCATATTGTTTTTTGGAGGACTTCTGCTTGCCATTTTCAGCAGTCTCCCTATTGCAATTGGCTTCTTCCTGGTAGTTACAATTGGGATGCACTTCGTTATGGGACCTCAATTTGGCCACGACTTAATCCGAAGTATTTTTGCATCATTAACCAACGTCGAATTGACGCCCATCCCTATGTTTGTGTTAATGGGAGAATTTCTGTTTAACTCAGGGGTTGCGCTGAAGGCACTTAATACAATTGAGAAATGGCTTGGCAGGTTACCTGGACGGCTCAGTGTATTAAGCATCGTATCCGGAGCACTGTTCGCCAGCTTAAGCGGATCTACTATTGCAAACACGGCTATGCTAGGTTCGCTTTTAACTCCGGAAATGAGGCGAAAGAAGTATCACAAGAGTATGATTATCGGTCCAATTGTTGCATCTGGAAGTCTAGCAATGATGATTCCTCCAAGTTCGCTTACCGTTGTCTTCGGAAGTCTTGCAAAAATATCCGTTGGAGACCTGCTTGTAGCAGGAATTCTTCCCGGTCTTGTAATGGCCGGACTTTACGTTGTCTATACAATTGTACGTTGTCTCACAAACCCCGCTCTTGCTCCGGCTTACAATGTCGAAAAACACTCTGTTAAAGACACATGGTTTGATACGCTAAAATACGTTCTTCCACTGGCATCCGTTGTCCTACTCACAGTCGGGGTCATCTTCTGGGGGATTGCCACACCTACAGAAGCTGCCTCATTTGGTACACTTGCATCACTCCTTCTGGCTTTCATTATGGGAAACTTCACACTTCAAGGATTGGAGAAGTCGATTTTCGGATCAGTTCGTATCACGTCTATGATACTAGTTATTATAGCGGCCTCTACGGCCTTCAGCCAAGTTTTAGCATTTAGTGGTGCGACAACGCACTTACTGCAATTAGTGACAAAACTACCGTTTGGCCCTATAGGCTTTCTTGTCGCCATGCTGACAGTCGTATTTATCCTTGGAATGTTTGTCGAAGAAGTGTCCATCATGATGATTACTCTACCCATATTTATGCCTGTCGTTTCAGCTGCGCACATAAATCCGATTTGGTTCGGAATCCTGTATCTGCTAATTCTCGAAATTGCAATGCTGACACCGCCGGTTGGACTGTTGCTCTACACGATTAAGGGAGTCACTCCGGCTGAGATAACAATGAATGACATCTGGAAGGCAGCTTTTCCCTATGTTCTATGCGGGTTGGTGGCAGTAATCATCGTATTGAAGTTCCCAGTCATAGCTACACTGGCGGTTCACCCTTAA